A region of the Muricauda sp. MAR_2010_75 genome:
CGGTATTTTACATGGCATCCCCTATGGCACAAAGGATTTGATGTCCGTTCCCGGATATACCACCACTTGGGGTGCGGGACCGTATAAAAATCAAGTTTTGAATGAAACCGCAACGGTGGTGCAAAAATTGGAAGAAGCAGGGGCTGTTTTGGTGGCTAAATTGGTTTCAGGGGCATTGGCGCGGGGCGATGTATGGTTTGGGGGAAAGACCAAAAATCCTTGGGATACTACGCAGGGAGCCAGTGGATCATCAGCAGGGTCGGGTTCGGCCACTTCAGCTGGATTGGTGCCTTTTGCATTGGGAACCGAGACATTGGGCTCCATCACTTCTCCCAGCACCCGAAATGGAATAACAGGACTACGTCCTACTTATGGACGGGTAAGTCGACATGGTGTTATGAGTTTGAGCTGGTCCATGGACAAGGTAGGACCCATGGGAAGAAATGCCGAGGATTGTGCCATTGTCTTCAGTGTCATCCAAGGAAAAGACAAAAATGACCTGACCACCGTGGACTTACCCTTTGGTGTGGATTGGGAAAAGGATATTGCCAATCTTAAGGTTGCCTACCTCAAAAAAGATATAGAAAAGGACACTACGGAAAGTGGCGATAATCTTCGCGCTGCTCTAAAAACATTGGAAGAAATGGGCGTACATCCTACCGCTGTGGAAATGCCGGAGGAGATTCCGTACAGAGGGTTTGATATTATTTTAAGGGCTGAAGCAGGAGCCTTTTTTGATGAATTGGTACGATCTGGAGAAGTGGACTTAATGGTTGAACAGGATTTTAGTTCCCGAGCCAATTCCCTAAGGCAAAGCCGATTCATCCCAGCGGTGGAATACCTCCAGGCCAATCGCCAGCGGCAGGTGTTAATCCAAAAGATGCAGGATTTGATGAAGGACTACGATGTGCTCATTTCCCCTACGTTTGGCAACGACCAATTGCTGGCCACTAATTTAACGGGGCATCCGGTCATTGCCATCCCTACCGGATTGGACAAAGAAAATCACCCCACCAGCATGACTTTTGTAGGCAAATTGTATGATGAAGCCAGTATTTTGTTATTGGCCAAAGCCTTTCAGGAGAAAACCGTATTTGATGAAATGCACCCTCCAGGATTTTAAAGCTCTTTTGCAGGGTCCCAAAAATGCTTTTGAAAATCTACGATTTGGTTGTCTTTGACTTTTATACCCTCATTTTCGAGTAGCTGTTGCATAAGGTTAGTCCCACTAAAATGATGCTTTCCGGTAAGAATCCCAACTCGGTTTACCACGCGATGAGCCGGCACATCCTTGGCCAAGGAATTATTCATGGCCCAGCCGACCATTCGAGCACTTCGGGCAGCACCCAAATGTTTGGCAATGGCTCCGTAGGAGGTAACCCTGCCATACGGGATCAGTTTTGCTACCTCATAAACTTTATCAAAGAAATTTTGCTCTTCCATGTTATCGGTAAAAGATTCGGATAAGGGTAATTACCAAGAGTACAAGCATCAATGCACTCAAAATGTAGTTGGAATTCTTTGAAAATCGATTGGTTTTCGTCTCCAATTTATCGAAATAAAATGTATACAGATACAGAACGGAAAAAGTTCCTGCTCCTGCGGCCACTACAAAAGTGGTAATGTCCTTGGCTTCAAATTTTATCCAACCGGCCTCGTTCCACATGGCATTTAGTCCACTGTAGTAGGGAATGGTCAATAAATTTAACGCCGCCAACAGTACCCCTTTATAAAAACTGTTCTTTTTGCTGACTTTTACCTCTTTTAGTTTTTGGGCTTTTTTCCGCTTGGCGGTAATAAAAAAATAAATGGCGAAAAAGGCGAAAACCGCTATTGCAATTTTTAACAAAAGGTCAATTACCTCGGGGTTTTTATACAGAAATTTTGAAATAAAAACGGCAATATACGCCTGTACCATAATCATGGAGGACACTCCCAAACTGAAGATGATACCGTTCATCTTTCCTTTTTCCACACTTGTTTTGGCCGCATTCATGTTAAGCAGACCTGGCGGCACGGTAGCCATAAAGGCCGCCGAAAATGTGGCGAAGAAGAGTATGAGAATGTGGGTCATTGGCTAGTTGATCCTAAACTGGATGAAGGTGATTGGTTTTCCAGCCTCAAGATACTGATTTTCATAGAAAGTCTGGATCTCCAAAACTTCGGAAGGGCTTCCTTCATTCTTGTATACATCGTGATTGGCATACAAAATTTCATGCCCAAGCCCCTGTAAAAGCCCCAGTGTATAGCCATGCATGAACTCGCTATCAGTCTTTAAGTTCACAATCCCCTTAGGCTTGAGTATTTTTTTGTATCGCTCCAAAAATATGGGGTTTGTCATCCTATGTTTGGTGCGTTTGTACTTGATCTGCGGGTCTGGAAAGGTGATCCAGATTTCATCGACCTCATTTTCTCCAAATAAATGATCTATCAATTCTATTTGGGTCCGAAGGAATGCCACATTTTCCAGCTTTTGCTCCAATGCCGATTTGGCTCCTCGCCAAAAACGTGCGCCTTTAATATCGACCCCGATATAATTTTTGTCAGGATTTCTTTGGGCCAAGCCAATCGTATATTCGCCCTTGCCGCACCCCAATTCCAAGACAATGGGGTTGTTGTTCTTAAAAAAAGACGCCCAGTTATTCTTTAACTTGAATCCTTCCAAAACTTCCTTCCGCGTGGGCTGTACCACATTGGCAAAGGTTTCGTTCTCTTTAAACCGTTTCAGCTTGTTCTTGCTTCCCACTGTCTGCGTTTTTGAGCAAAAATTTAATGTTTTGGCAAAACTAAGGAAATCTACAAGCAAATTTGATTTTGTTTTTTTGTCGTTATGCAAAATTCGAAACGCATTCTGGTAGCGCCACTTAACTGGGGGCTGGGACACGCCACACGCTGTATTCCCATTATCAATGCCCTTTTGGAACACGGCCACCAACCTTTTATTGCTTCGGATGGGGTTGCTTTGACTCTTTTGCAAAAAGAATTTCCGGAGTTACCCTCTTTTGAGTTGCCTTCATACAAGATTACCTATGCCGAGAAGGGGAAAAACTTTAAGATCAAAATGATATGGGATTCACCCAAGGTGCTCAAAGCAATGGCCAAAGAGAAAAAAGCGGTTAAAAAATTGGTCAAAGAGCATCAATTGGACGGAATCATTTCGGACAATAGGCTGGGGGTGTATTCCAAGAAAGTACCTTGTGTTTTTATCACCCACCAGCTCAATGTGCTTTCGGGGAACACTACGTGGATGAGTTCACAAGCGCACCAAAAGATCATCAAAAAATTCAATGCCTGTTGGGTTCCCGATGTTGAAGGCAAACCCAATTTAACGGGAAAATTAGGGCACTTGAAGAAATCCAAACTCAACATCAAATATTTGGGGCCTTTGAGTCGGTTTGAAAAAATGGATGTTCCTGTAATCTATGATCTTATGGTCTTGCTTTCTGGGCCCGAACCACAGCGCACTTTTTTGGAAGAAAAACTTTTGAAAGAACTTCGGGAATTTGAGGGCAATATTCTTTTTGTGGGGGGTAAAATCGAGGCTTCACAGACAAAAAAGGACATAAAAACGGAAAAGGGATCCCTATTTCACATCAATTTTATGCAATCCGGTGAATTGCAAACTGCATTGAACCAAAGTACCAAAGTATTGTGTCGTTCCGGCTATACCACGGTGATGGATTTGGCAAAGTTGGAAAAAAAGGCCTTTTTTATTCCGACTCCCGGACAGTATGAACAGGAATATTTGGCCAAACGGATGGAAAAACAAAATTTGGTCCCTTACTGTGGACAGGATGATTTCACTTTAGGCGAGCTATCCCGTATGGATAATTTTGAAGGTTTGGCTCAGTTTGATTCGGAAATTGACTTCGCCGATTTATTTACCGCCTTTTCCAAAGTAAATGAAAACTCGGAGCCTACATCTTCCTCACTTTCCACATAGATTTTTTCGCCATGCACTTCAATAATATGTTTAACGATGGCCAGTCCCAGACCTGAACCGCCTTCATTGCGACTCCCACTTTGATCCACGCGATAAAAACGCTCAAAGAGTCGAGGAATGTGCTGTTTTGGGATGCCCTCCCCATTATCCGTCACCCGAACAATCACCTTATTTTTAATCAGATTTTCCACGCTTACTTCTGTGGTTCCGTTGGCGTGTCCATACTTAATGGAGTTTACAAGTAGGTTACTGATTACTTGCTGTATTTTTTCACGATCTGCATTCACGTAAATGGGTTGCGTGTATTCCATATCAAAAGTAAGGGTGATATCTTTTTCGGCTGCCTTCATCTCCAAGAGGTCGAACACGTTTTTTATCAGCTCAATGATATCAAAATCCTCACGCTCCAGTTTTAGGCCACCCACTTCCAATTTGGTAATCAAATCCAAGTCTTTTACGATGTAGATCAACCGTTCTACCCCTTTACTGGCCCGCTCCAAATACTTTTTCCTAAGTTTTTTGTCTTTCATGGCGCCATCCAACAATGTTAAAATATAGCCTTGAACCGTGAAAAGTGGGGTTTTGAGTTCGTGGGACACATTGCCTAGAAAGTCTTTTCGGTATTCCTCCCGAATTTTTAGGGTATCGATTTCGATTTTCTTGCCCTCGGCAAATTTTTCAATCTCTTCGGTAAGGGTCTTCATATCCGTTGTTACCGGTTTGGAAGAAAAGGTTGAAGACTCCAATAGGGAGACATCGTCATATATTTTTTTGATACGTCGGTAAATGAAGCGCTCCACCCGAATCTGGAGAATGATAAAGCAAATGGCAAAACATGTCAGCGCAAAAAGGATGGTATAAGGCCAATCCATTTGATCCTTGTTCAAAAGAAATGCAGCAAACAATCCGGTTAAAAATACCGTGAGAAGAAGGGATGACCTTAAGGCAAATTTGTAGGATTTCCTTAGTTTAATGGCCATTACAGAACAAACTTATAGCCTACGCCCTTAACGGTTTTAAAGTGATGGTCTCCTATTTTTTCACGTAGTTTTCTGATATGAACATCGATAGTACGGCCACCGACCACTACTTCATTCCCCCAAACCTTGTCCAGAATCACCTCTCTTTTGAACACTTTGCTGGGTTTTGAGGTAAGTAAGGATAGAAGTTCAAATTCTTTTCTAGGGAGCACAATTTCTTCTCCATCATTGATGATTTTGTATTCTTCCCTATTGATGACTATGTTACCCACTTTAACGATATCTTCAACTTCCTTCTTTTCCTCCTTCAATCGTCTCAACAAAGCTTTCACTTTACTGACCAAAACTTTTGGTTTAATGGGCTTGGTGATATAGTCATCGGCGCCGGCATCAAACCCGGCCACTTGCGAATAATCCTCTCCACGTGCGGTTAAAAAGGTAATGATTGTGTTTTCAAGTCCAGGCGTATTTCTAATCTGTTCACAGGCTTCAATACCATCCATCTCGGGCATCATAACATCAAGGATGATCAAATGTGGACTTTTTTTCTTGGCTTTGGCTACACCTTCTGCACCATTTTTGGCGGTAAAGACCTCATACCCTTCTGCAGATAGATTATAGCTTACAATCTCCAGAATATCAGGTTCATCATCAACAAGTAAAATCTTAATATCCTTGGTTTTCATGGGATGGTATTTCTAAGTTAAACGCCCAAATGTAAAGATAATACTATAACGGGATAAATGCTTAACATTCATTTAATCTCATAACATTATTGTAACGGTTCCCAAATAAACACTTAACACACAGCTAACATCGCTTTTACAGGCCGTGGCGTTCTTTGCGCCAAATACTTACCTGATAATGAAATATTTTTTACTGATTATGACCCTTGCAACAACAATGCAAGCGGTAGCACAGGATACCACGGGAAGCATCGTAGGTAAACTGACTGACAGAGAGCTAAATGACGAGCCTTTAGCTTTTGCAAATGTCCTTATAAAAGGAACAACAACCGGAACAACTTCGGACTTTGACGGGTTATATGAAATCTCTGGTTTGGAACCAGGTACCTACACCGTTGTATTTAGCTATTTGGGCTATGAAACTGTTGAAATACCCAATGTGGCTGTAGAAGCCGGAAAGGTAACCAGTGTAAACGTGCCCATGAGCGCTTCATCTGGTTTTGCGCTAGAAGAAGTTGTTGTAGTAACAGTAGCACGAAAGGATTCTGAAACTGCCTTATTACTGGATCAAAAGAGAGCTATTGAAATCAAAGAAAGTATTGGGGCCATTGAGCTTGGCAACCTTGGTATTTCTGATGTAAAATCTGCGGCTACAAAAATCTCTGGTGTCACCGAAAGTGAAGCTTCTGGAGATGTTTTTGTTCGAGGACTGGGGGACAGGTACCTGACCACAACTTTCAATGGTTTGCCAATTCCTTCTGATGATATTGAAAAAAAGAACATTGATTTAGGGCTTTTTCCCACCCGCGTCATCCAGAATGTGAGTATCAGTAAAACATACTCCGCTGCCACATCAGCAGATCAAGCTTCAGGCAATATAAACATTGCCTCACGCGAACTCACGGGAACCGGAGAGTTGGAGGTTGGTGTAGCTGTTGGAGCTAATACCAATGCTGTAGGAGATGGCTCTGATGGAGATGGCTTTAAAGTATCTGCTAACTATGAAGACACCTCTTTGGGGTTTTATGATACCGACATTGATATATTGGATCAAGTTACTGATCAATCTTGGGATGCTGGAACTATAGACTCCCCAATGGATTTAAGATTCAATATTAGCGGTGGTAAATCATTTTTTAATAACAAATTCAAGATTTTTGCCACCGCATCCAACTCCAAATCACATAGATACTATTCTCCTGGTGTTTTCAAAGTCTATGACCAAGTTAATGTTACCGATTCCGTCACCGATTTTAATCAATGGGAAACAGAATATGTCAATAACGCAATGTTGGATTTGACCTACCAAGACAATAAGAACATCGTAAAGTCAGTAACTCTTTTTGTCAACACCCTCAAAGATATTGTTGCGGAAGCTGGTAGAAACGGGTTGGGTAATCTACAAGAGGAGACCTTAGGTAATTTTTCAGATTTCGTAAGAGATCAGAATACCAAACAGACCCGCCTGTTTGTTACTCAACTAATTGGTAATCACAAGCTTGGTGAAAACAATGTTTTGGACTGGGCAGTAAGCTACAACAAATTGGCGGCGGACGAGCCTAACCGAATAAGAAACGTTGTAAACTTTACCCCAGAAACGGGAGAAGTAATCCTATATGAAAATAGTGGCTTTGAATCAAGAAAACTTTCTCAGCTAATCGATGACGAGGAATACAATGGTCTTATAAAAGATAGATTTAAAATTATAGACGATGATAATAGAAACTTCTACATTGACCTTGGTGTAAATTATAGAAGGAAAACCCGTGACTTTGAATCTACATTTTATGGGGTTTCAAACGTAGATGATAATAGACCCAGTTCCGACTCATTGGACGAATTGGATCAAATTTTTACTTCCTCTAATTTTCAAAACAATATTTTGGAAATATTATCCTTTCAATCCAATGAGGATGGGGAGGTCAAGGATGAGTACACAGGTGAATACACTTCAGCTGCTGGCTTTGCTCTTTTCAACGCTGGCTTTGGAAAATGGAATTTCAATGCTGGACTACGATTTCAAAAAGATGAAATAGTAGTGGATTATGATGTGAATAATGCTCCTGGCGGTGACGTGGGAAATGTTTCAAGGGAGTATTCCAATGTATACCCTAGCTTAAACATTAAATATTCCATTAATGATGAGCATGCCGTACGATTTGCTGCCAGCCGAAGTATTACACTCCCAGAGTTTAAGGAAATTGCTCCCTTTCGTTATATCTCTCCAACAGGACAGCAAGTTTTTGGTACTGTCGGTGAAAATGCCTTGGAAGCTTCCTTCTCAAACAATTTTGACTTAAAATGGGAATTCTTTCCAACAAGGGGCCAGTTAATTTCAACATCCCTCTTCTATAAATCTATAGAAGATCCTATCAATAAGGTTCGTAACCGTGGGTCAGATGGTGCGCTTTTTACCTTCAGGAACACTGGAGATGAAGCGACTATATATGGTATCGAGTTTGAATCCAAAATAGATTTGATTCAACCCAAAACAAATGACGAGGACGGAAATCCAGTTGGACCTACCCTAAGTTTGGTTTTGAATGCCAGCAGAATGTGGCATGAACAGGAACTATTTGAAACGTTGGCGGATGATGGTGTGACCATCGCTGAAACGTTTAGATATGGCACCAATAGAAAAGCGCCATTACAAGGCGCTTCCGACTGGATTACCAATTCAAGCTTGAATTTTGAAACTTCAGGACCCAATAAATTCATTGCCAACCTTTCTGCCAGTTACGCTTCTGATAAAATTTTTGCTCTTGGTTTTGCCCGCAGCCAGCAAGATTGGGATGTTAGATATAACGATGCCATTTTGGAGAAAGGTTTTGTTGTCCTGAATTCACGGGTTAGCAAGGAAGTAGGGGAGCATTTTGAAATTTCCCTTACAGGCCAGAACCTGTTTAATCCAAACATAAAACAAACCATTGATGTTCTTACTCTGGATAGCAGAAATGAGCTAGAGGCCTTCTCAGATGACCGTGAGGAACGCCTAGGCCCTGATGCACCCAAAAGACAGATCGAGACCGAAGTGGTTCGAAACTATAAAATAGGTAGACTATTCCGTTTGGGACTTACCTACCGCTTTTAATTACTTATGTCAAACACTAATAATCAAAAATTAATTTTAAATCCTTAATTATGAAAACGAAAATCTTTAAATTTTCACTATTATCGATGATGGCTTCCGCCCTTGTGCTGGTTGGCTGTAGCAGCGATGATGGCGGACCAGATGTTCCAGATGACACTCCAGTAGCTACCTGTGATGATAACATTCAAAACGGTGATGAAACTGGCGTGGATTGTGGTGGTTCATCTTGTAACGCATGTCCTACTCCTGCCATTGAGTTGACTGGATCACAAACTGAAGACTTGACTTTGGATCCAGCAGAAACCTATATCCTTAAAAACACCTTTAGCGTTGAGGCGGGTGCTAAATTGACCATTCCTGCTGGTACTACTATTACTGCTGAAGTGGAAACTGGTGACGAGACCAACACCTATATCGTAATCCAGCAAGGTGCTGAAATCGATATTCAAGGTGAAGAAGGTAATCCAGTAGTTCTTACCTCTGCCAATGAAGAGCCCGGTGACTGGGGTGGATTGGTGATAGCTGGTGAAGCAACAACCACAGAAGGTGTGGATGCTACGGCTGAGGTAGGTGGTATCATCTACGGTGGAACCGACGATGCCGATGATTCTGGTAGTATCGATTATTTGATCATCAACTATGCCGGTGCCCAGATAGATTCTGAATCACAATACAACGGTCTTACCCTATACGCTGTTGGTTCTGAGACCAGCATCAGCAATGTGGCCATCTTGAACGGTACCGATGATGGTGTCGAGTTCTTTGGAGGTACAGTCTCTGCTTCTAACTTCTACTTGGAGAACAACGAGGACGATGCTATCGACTGGACTGAAGGATGGAACGGTACATTGACCAATGCCTATGTATTGCACACTGCAGACTTCTCAACTGTGGTTGAAGGCGATGGTGCCAATAATAACCCTTCCATTGTAAACCTTACCGCTGCTTCAACTGTGGGTGGAACCGCACTTCAGTTCAAGAACCAATCCGGTGCAACTATCACTGGGCTTTCCTTGAGCGGATACGACACTTCTGTTGATTTCCCAAATGCCGGAGATCCTGCAAATGCCCAAGTAAACGGTGCAGATGCAAATCCATCACTTTCTTATGTAGGTCCTGCAACGGTTGATGTATCCATGTTCGATTGGGTAGGTTCTGCTTTATCAGTTGAAAGCAACATCCTTACCGGTAGCATAGCTTCAGACTTGGAATTGGATCCAGCCATTGACTATTTCTTACAAGGATCGTTTAGTGTAGAATCTGGTGCAACATTGACCATTCCCGCCGGTACTAGAATTGTTGCCGATGTTGAGGAAGGTGATGAGACCAATACCTATATTGTGGTGCAAAAAGGTGGTATGATCGATATCCAAGGTACTGCCGGTAATCCTGTGGTAATGACCTCCGTCAACGAAGAGCCCGGTGATTGGGGTGGATTGGTGATTGCTGGTAACGCAACAACAACAGAGGGTGTTGATGCTACCGCTGAAGTGGGTGGTATCATCTATGGTGGAACCGATGACATGGACAATTCCGGTAGTATCGAGTACTTGATTCTTAACTATGCCGGTGCCCAGATAGATTCTGAATCACAATACAACGGTCTTACCCTATACGCTGTTGGTTCTGAGACCAGCATCAGCAATGTGGCCATCTTGAACGGTACCGACGACGGTGTCGAGTTCTTTGGTGGTACAGTCTCTGCTTCCAATTTCTACTTGGAGAACAACGAGGACGATGCTATCGACTGGACTGAGGGATGGAACGGTACATTGACCAACGCCTATGTGGTCCATACCGCTGCCTTCTCAACAGTTGTTGAAGGTGATGGGGCGAACAACAACCCTACCATAGCGAACCTTACCGCAATTTCTACCGTGGGCGGAACTGCACTTCAGTTCAAGAACCAATCCGGTGCAACTATTACTGGCCTTTCCTTGAGCGGATACGACACTTCTGTGGATTTCCCAAATGCCGGAGATCCTGCTAACGCTCAGGTAAACGGTGCAGATGCAGATCCTCTATTAACCTATGAAGGCCCTGCAACAGTTGATGTAAATGATTTCACTTGGGCAACTGGAAATGCTGAGGCTCAATCTGCTACACTTACTGGTTCTGTAATGTCTGATTTAGCTTTGAATCCAAGCATTACCTATTTCTTACAACAGTCTCTTAGTGTTGAAGATGGGGTTACTTTGACCATTCCTGCTGGCACCAAAATAGTTGCCGATGTTGAGGAAGGTGATGAGACAAGCACTTATATCGTGGTACAAAAAGGTGGTATGATCGATATCCAAGGTACTGCCGGTAACCCTGTTGTAATGACCTCTTCCAATGAAACTCCAGGTGATTGGGGTGGATTGGTAATCGCTGGTAACGCAACAACAACAGAGGGTGTGGATGCTACCGCTGAAGTGGGTGGTATCATCTACGGTGGAACCGACGATGCCGATGATTCTGGTAGTATCGATTATTTGATCATCAACTATGCTGGTGCCCAGATTGACTCTGAGTCCCAGTATAATGGTCTTACATTGTACGCTGTTGGTTCTGAGACCAGCATCAGCAATGTGGCCATCTTGAACGGTACCGATGACGGTGTCGAGTTCTTTGGTGGTACAGTATCTGCTTCCAATTTCTACTTGGAGAACAACGAGGACGATGCCATCGACTGGACAGAGGGATGGAACGGTACATTGACCAATGCCTATGTTGTGCACACCGCAGCATTCTCTACCGTAGTGGAGGGAGATGGACAGAACAACAACCCTACTATAGAGAACCTTACCGCTGCTTCAACTGTGGGTGGAACCGCACTTCAGTTCAAGAACCAATCCGGTGCAACTATCACTGGGCTTTCCTTGAGTGGATACGACACTTCTGTTGATTTCCCAAATGCCGGAGATCCTGCTAACGCTCAGGTAAACGGTGCTGATGCGGATCCTCTTTTAACCTATGAGGGTGCTGCTACGGTTGATATTACTCTATTTGATTGGGCAACCAATTAAGAAATAGTTAACCAACATAAATTAAAAGCCTCCAAATTATTGGGGGCTTTTTTTGTTATTCGTCAAATTAAAAGGCCTTTTCGTCAAACGGCACGCCATCACTTTCATATTTTTATATCTTTGTGGCATAGCGTTTATAATCAATATTTTATGAAGCACCTTTACCTCGTCATTTTCTTTTTTGTCTGTGCCCTTGGTTTTTCGCAAGAAAGTACCTCAAGTTCGGATATTGACGGGTTTAAGCTCTATCCAAACCCCGTGACCCAGGGCAAGGTGTTCATCGAGACCTCCGAAAATGC
Encoded here:
- a CDS encoding amidase: MQFKPKTSQFVCFFSLIILFSCASKQEFTKRDVKKSERLIGVHFAKQGRDTLYPYLQRNREGFDSLRKYPLANDIFPAVRFDPVPFGFEMPEQLENQTWEIPENVEVPEPYDALAFYTIPQLASLIKNQKITATELTQFFLDRLKKYQPMLQCSISITDSLALAQAKHADDEIQNGHYRGILHGIPYGTKDLMSVPGYTTTWGAGPYKNQVLNETATVVQKLEEAGAVLVAKLVSGALARGDVWFGGKTKNPWDTTQGASGSSAGSGSATSAGLVPFALGTETLGSITSPSTRNGITGLRPTYGRVSRHGVMSLSWSMDKVGPMGRNAEDCAIVFSVIQGKDKNDLTTVDLPFGVDWEKDIANLKVAYLKKDIEKDTTESGDNLRAALKTLEEMGVHPTAVEMPEEIPYRGFDIILRAEAGAFFDELVRSGEVDLMVEQDFSSRANSLRQSRFIPAVEYLQANRQRQVLIQKMQDLMKDYDVLISPTFGNDQLLATNLTGHPVIAIPTGLDKENHPTSMTFVGKLYDEASILLLAKAFQEKTVFDEMHPPGF
- a CDS encoding MGMT family protein, whose protein sequence is MEEQNFFDKVYEVAKLIPYGRVTSYGAIAKHLGAARSARMVGWAMNNSLAKDVPAHRVVNRVGILTGKHHFSGTNLMQQLLENEGIKVKDNQIVDFQKHFWDPAKEL
- a CDS encoding LysE family transporter, whose translation is MTHILILFFATFSAAFMATVPPGLLNMNAAKTSVEKGKMNGIIFSLGVSSMIMVQAYIAVFISKFLYKNPEVIDLLLKIAIAVFAFFAIYFFITAKRKKAQKLKEVKVSKKNSFYKGVLLAALNLLTIPYYSGLNAMWNEAGWIKFEAKDITTFVVAAGAGTFSVLYLYTFYFDKLETKTNRFSKNSNYILSALMLVLLVITLIRIFYR
- the trmB gene encoding tRNA (guanosine(46)-N7)-methyltransferase TrmB; amino-acid sequence: MGSKNKLKRFKENETFANVVQPTRKEVLEGFKLKNNWASFFKNNNPIVLELGCGKGEYTIGLAQRNPDKNYIGVDIKGARFWRGAKSALEQKLENVAFLRTQIELIDHLFGENEVDEIWITFPDPQIKYKRTKHRMTNPIFLERYKKILKPKGIVNLKTDSEFMHGYTLGLLQGLGHEILYANHDVYKNEGSPSEVLEIQTFYENQYLEAGKPITFIQFRIN
- a CDS encoding glycosyltransferase, producing the protein MQNSKRILVAPLNWGLGHATRCIPIINALLEHGHQPFIASDGVALTLLQKEFPELPSFELPSYKITYAEKGKNFKIKMIWDSPKVLKAMAKEKKAVKKLVKEHQLDGIISDNRLGVYSKKVPCVFITHQLNVLSGNTTWMSSQAHQKIIKKFNACWVPDVEGKPNLTGKLGHLKKSKLNIKYLGPLSRFEKMDVPVIYDLMVLLSGPEPQRTFLEEKLLKELREFEGNILFVGGKIEASQTKKDIKTEKGSLFHINFMQSGELQTALNQSTKVLCRSGYTTVMDLAKLEKKAFFIPTPGQYEQEYLAKRMEKQNLVPYCGQDDFTLGELSRMDNFEGLAQFDSEIDFADLFTAFSKVNENSEPTSSSLST
- a CDS encoding cell wall metabolism sensor histidine kinase WalK, translated to MAIKLRKSYKFALRSSLLLTVFLTGLFAAFLLNKDQMDWPYTILFALTCFAICFIILQIRVERFIYRRIKKIYDDVSLLESSTFSSKPVTTDMKTLTEEIEKFAEGKKIEIDTLKIREEYRKDFLGNVSHELKTPLFTVQGYILTLLDGAMKDKKLRKKYLERASKGVERLIYIVKDLDLITKLEVGGLKLEREDFDIIELIKNVFDLLEMKAAEKDITLTFDMEYTQPIYVNADREKIQQVISNLLVNSIKYGHANGTTEVSVENLIKNKVIVRVTDNGEGIPKQHIPRLFERFYRVDQSGSRNEGGSGLGLAIVKHIIEVHGEKIYVESEEDVGSEFSFTLEKAVNKSAKSISESN
- a CDS encoding response regulator transcription factor translates to MKTKDIKILLVDDEPDILEIVSYNLSAEGYEVFTAKNGAEGVAKAKKKSPHLIILDVMMPEMDGIEACEQIRNTPGLENTIITFLTARGEDYSQVAGFDAGADDYITKPIKPKVLVSKVKALLRRLKEEKKEVEDIVKVGNIVINREEYKIINDGEEIVLPRKEFELLSLLTSKPSKVFKREVILDKVWGNEVVVGGRTIDVHIRKLREKIGDHHFKTVKGVGYKFVL
- a CDS encoding TonB-dependent receptor; translated protein: MKYFLLIMTLATTMQAVAQDTTGSIVGKLTDRELNDEPLAFANVLIKGTTTGTTSDFDGLYEISGLEPGTYTVVFSYLGYETVEIPNVAVEAGKVTSVNVPMSASSGFALEEVVVVTVARKDSETALLLDQKRAIEIKESIGAIELGNLGISDVKSAATKISGVTESEASGDVFVRGLGDRYLTTTFNGLPIPSDDIEKKNIDLGLFPTRVIQNVSISKTYSAATSADQASGNINIASRELTGTGELEVGVAVGANTNAVGDGSDGDGFKVSANYEDTSLGFYDTDIDILDQVTDQSWDAGTIDSPMDLRFNISGGKSFFNNKFKIFATASNSKSHRYYSPGVFKVYDQVNVTDSVTDFNQWETEYVNNAMLDLTYQDNKNIVKSVTLFVNTLKDIVAEAGRNGLGNLQEETLGNFSDFVRDQNTKQTRLFVTQLIGNHKLGENNVLDWAVSYNKLAADEPNRIRNVVNFTPETGEVILYENSGFESRKLSQLIDDEEYNGLIKDRFKIIDDDNRNFYIDLGVNYRRKTRDFESTFYGVSNVDDNRPSSDSLDELDQIFTSSNFQNNILEILSFQSNEDGEVKDEYTGEYTSAAGFALFNAGFGKWNFNAGLRFQKDEIVVDYDVNNAPGGDVGNVSREYSNVYPSLNIKYSINDEHAVRFAASRSITLPEFKEIAPFRYISPTGQQVFGTVGENALEASFSNNFDLKWEFFPTRGQLISTSLFYKSIEDPINKVRNRGSDGALFTFRNTGDEATIYGIEFESKIDLIQPKTNDEDGNPVGPTLSLVLNASRMWHEQELFETLADDGVTIAETFRYGTNRKAPLQGASDWITNSSLNFETSGPNKFIANLSASYASDKIFALGFARSQQDWDVRYNDAILEKGFVVLNSRVSKEVGEHFEISLTGQNLFNPNIKQTIDVLTLDSRNELEAFSDDREERLGPDAPKRQIETEVVRNYKIGRLFRLGLTYRF